The Sorangiineae bacterium MSr11954 DNA segment TGCTTGATGATCTCGAAGACCCCATAGCGCCCATCACCTAGCAAGAACGCGACCGTCCCCATGGTGAGCCCCGTCATGGTCGCACCGAACCGGGACCGCGAGAGCACCGTCGCCGCAATGTAGAGCGGCGTCAAAATTACCAACTTGTGCCCCGGCGCAAAGGGAATGCTCGGCAAAATCTTGAGCGCCTTGATCCCCAACATGGTCAAGGCAATCCCCGCGATCACCGCCACGTCGCCGTCGCCCTTCTTCGTTCTGGGCGCATGCTCCTCCACCCTCCGAATCTGCCGCTCGATCCTCTCCGCAATGGGCCCGACATCGCCCCGCCCAATGCTCTTCACCGTCGCCAAAAAACCCCGAATCCCCCCACCCTCTCCCCCAGCCCCTGCGCCCGCAAGCCCGGCACCGGCGCCCGACCGTCGACCTCCGCCTCCCCCTCCGCCACCACCGCCCCGACCTCTTCCCCCTCCGCCACCGCCGCCGCCCCCGCCCCCAACACGATCCCCCAACAACGCCAGCACCGCATCGATGGACGCCGCAATCGTCTTCTTCAACCCCAGCTTCCCGAGCCCCGCCGCGATCGCACGCTCATCCCCCGCGCGCGCCACCTGCGACGCCAGAATGACGGCGACGACCCGGAGCAACATGGCCGCGCCCACGGCGACGCCGGTCGCGTTGAGCGCGAGCTGGTAGCCCAAAATGGGAACATGGACCCACGCGTCGGTCGCGGGGTCCTCGGAGGTCAGCGCATAGGATAGGAGGATGAACAGCGCAAAGCCCCAAAGCTTGGTCACCTGGCGCAGCAAACGCCGCGGCGGCAGGCCGACCACGAGCCACAGCACGGCCTGCGAGCCCGCGAGGAGCGCGAGCCAGACCAGGCCCTTGACGGCAAACGCCCCGAGGGCGAGCACCGCGAGGTAAAGCACGCGAAGGCGTGGATCGAGGGGGCGCTTCATGGCATGTTGGTGAGGATCGGCCGGGTGCATGTGGGGAGCTGCGCCGGCTTCATCTTGAAGCAGTTTCGGTCGCGCGGCTCGCTCAATCG contains these protein-coding regions:
- a CDS encoding energy-coupling factor transporter transmembrane protein EcfT, with product MKRPLDPRLRVLYLAVLALGAFAVKGLVWLALLAGSQAVLWLVVGLPPRRLLRQVTKLWGFALFILLSYALTSEDPATDAWVHVPILGYQLALNATGVAVGAAMLLRVVAVILASQVARAGDERAIAAGLGKLGLKKTIAASIDAVLALLGDRVGGGGGGGGGGGRGRGGGGGGGGGGRRSGAGAGLAGAGAGGEGGGIRGFLATVKSIGRGDVGPIAERIERQIRRVEEHAPRTKKGDGDVAVIAGIALTMLGIKALKILPSIPFAPGHKLVILTPLYIAATVLSRSRFGATMTGLTMGTVAFLLGDGRYGVFEIIKHVTPGILCDALVPLVMRAREPGRLVWSILGGAIGAGRFATIFIVTLTVQAPAVAYAMLVPGFLVHTSFGVLSGYVSFHLVAALERLRSARNGEDDIVASAEERLL